Proteins from one Nitrososphaerota archaeon genomic window:
- a CDS encoding nucleotidyltransferase domain-containing protein, which produces MLVKNKLKREAYKKIEEFLKQVKHLKPKTIILFGSYAKNEFTEFSDIDICLIAENLPENIFERRSLSGLYKVPSLRVIGYYPKEFLEEIKKPNFFIYDILNDGKIIYDDGFIKEAKKLWKKVIKELAIVKNKDKWIFTKSS; this is translated from the coding sequence TTGTTAGTAAAGAATAAGCTTAAGAGAGAAGCTTATAAAAAAATAGAAGAATTTTTAAAACAAGTTAAGCATCTTAAACCAAAAACCATTATACTTTTTGGGTCTTATGCAAAAAATGAATTTACAGAATTTAGTGATATAGATATTTGTCTAATAGCAGAAAATCTTCCAGAAAATATTTTCGAAAGAAGAAGCTTATCAGGGCTATATAAAGTTCCATCTTTAAGAGTTATTGGATATTATCCAAAAGAATTTTTAGAAGAAATAAAAAAGCCTAATTTTTTTATTTATGATATACTTAATGATGGCAAAATTATTTATGATGATGGATTTATAAAAGAAGCTAAAAAATTATGGAAAAAAGTAATTAAAGAATTAGCAATAGTTAAAAATAAAGATAAATGGATATTTACTAAATCTTCTTAA
- a CDS encoding HEPN domain-containing protein — protein MARRFKDLIEDAEDFFGAAQDLFKTKRWSKVCFNAQQSVELALKAALNFYGIEKKGHSLIDLLDELISINKDFEIFRDIVRILDQYYIPTRYANAFASGPAKRHFTESQAKQAIEFAESILKEVKKIVSKE, from the coding sequence ATGGCAAGAAGATTCAAAGATTTAATTGAAGATGCTGAAGATTTTTTTGGTGCAGCGCAGGATCTCTTTAAAACAAAAAGATGGTCTAAAGTTTGTTTTAATGCACAACAATCAGTTGAATTAGCTTTAAAAGCTGCACTTAATTTCTATGGAATTGAAAAAAAAGGGCACTCATTAATTGATTTATTAGATGAACTTATTTCTATAAATAAAGATTTTGAAATATTTCGTGATATTGTAAGAATACTTGATCAATATTATATTCCAACTAGATATGCTAACGCATTTGCTAGTGGTCCTGCAAAAAGGCATTTTACAGAATCACAAGCTAAACAAGCAATAGAATTTGCAGAATCTATTTTAAAAGAGGTTAAAAAAATTGTTAGTAAAGAATAA